Part of the Streptomyces europaeiscabiei genome is shown below.
CTGGATGTGCAGCTGTTCCATGGCGTCGGCGTCCACCACGATCACCGACAGCTCGGAGAGGGGGTGGATGCGCATCCGTGTCAGCGCGTAGCGGGCGATGTCGAGGATCGCCTGCTCGTCGACCTCGGTTCCGGACTCGTTGTTGACGTCGATCGACATGGTCGTGCTGGTCTACTTCCGCTTGTCACGGGCGCCCTTGCGGGTGCCGTTCTCCGTACCGTTCTGGCTGTCGTACTTCTCGTACGCGTCGACGATACGGCCGACCAGCTTGTGCCGTACGACATCCTGCGAGGACAGCCGGGAGAAGTGCACGTCGTCGAGGCCCTCCAGGATGTCCTGGACCTGGCGCAGACCGGACTTCGTTCCGTTGGGCAGGTCGACCTGCGTCACGTCACCCGTGATCACGATCTTCGATTCGAAGCCGAGGCGGGTGAGGAACATCTTCATCTGCTCGGCCGAGGTGTTCTGGGCCTCGTCGAGAATGATGAAGGCGTCGTTGAGCGTGCGGCCTCGCATGTACGCCAGGGGCGCGACCTCGATCGTCCCGGCGGCCATGAGCCTGGGGATCGAGTCGGGGTCGAGCATGTCGTGCAGCGCGTCGTACAGCGGGCGCAGGTAGGGGTCGATCTTCTCGTAGAGCGTGCCGGGCAGGAAGCCCAGGCGCTCGCCGGCCTCGACCGCCGGACGGGTCAGGATGATGCGGTTGACCTGCTTGGACTGCAGGGCCTGGACGGCCTTGGCCATGGCCAGGTAGGTCTTGCCGGTGCCGGCGGGGCCGATGCCGAAGACGATGGTGTGCTTGTCGATGGCGTCGACGTACCGCTTCTGGTTGAGCGTCTTGGGGCGGATGGTGCGGCCGCGCGAGGACAGGATGTTCTGCGTCAGGACCTCGGCCGGGGTCTCCTGGCCGTCGCTCTTCCCGTTCTCGCTCGCCCTCAGCA
Proteins encoded:
- a CDS encoding PhoH family protein, with protein sequence MTQTPTAPSSAQGKARAQFTVPAAHPMVTVLGSGDSLLRVIEKAFPAVDIHVRGNEISALGEPEEVALVQRLFDQMMLVLRTGQPMTEDAVERSIAMLRASENGKSDGQETPAEVLTQNILSSRGRTIRPKTLNQKRYVDAIDKHTIVFGIGPAGTGKTYLAMAKAVQALQSKQVNRIILTRPAVEAGERLGFLPGTLYEKIDPYLRPLYDALHDMLDPDSIPRLMAAGTIEVAPLAYMRGRTLNDAFIILDEAQNTSAEQMKMFLTRLGFESKIVITGDVTQVDLPNGTKSGLRQVQDILEGLDDVHFSRLSSQDVVRHKLVGRIVDAYEKYDSQNGTENGTRKGARDKRK